One window from the genome of Candoia aspera isolate rCanAsp1 chromosome 15, rCanAsp1.hap2, whole genome shotgun sequence encodes:
- the RILPL2 gene encoding RILP-like protein 2 has protein sequence MGLATAETFEEGRKLGCWREACLPSCLSWFPLPLNLSTGPPPLDPGMQAQQHCEEEEEEEEEEEEEGGRGGGSRGSEGAFGKSPFRLTAEDVYDISYILGRELHTLSTEPQAEIPARVARLQFKVVGILETLEALVSENNLTAEALKLERDSLKRELEELRQRVTSGTAGEVNLGPDKMIVDLTDVNRPRFTLQELKEVLQERNHLKAQLLFVQEELECYKSGFISQKQDKASPTQREPTVGTPSGSSNRKEKTTIKQWFMFKKLR, from the exons ATGGGTTTGGCCACAGCTGAAACttttgaagaaggaaggaagttggGCTGCTGGAGGGAGGCTTGTCTTCCATCATGTCTTAGCTGGTTCCCCCTCCCCTTGAATCTCTCCACAGGCCCCCCACCCCTGGATCCTGGCATGCAAGCTCAGCAGCAttgtgaggaagaggaggaggaggaggaggaagaagaggaggaaggaggaagaggaggaggcagcagAGGATCGGAGGGCGCCTTCGGAAAGAGCCCCTTCCGTCTGACAGCCGAAGATGTCTACGACATCTCCTACATCCTGGGCAGGGAGCTGCACACGCTCAGCACCGAGCCGCAGGCAGAGATCCCTGCCCGGGTGGCCCGGCTGCAGTTCAAGGTGGTCGGCATTTTGGAAACACTGGAAGCCCTGGTGAGCGAGAACAACCTGACGGCGGAGGCCCTGAAGCTGGAAAGAGACAGCTTGAAAAGGGAATTGGAGGAACTGAGGCAGCGGGTGACATCCGGGACTGCTGGGGAG GTCAACCTGGGCCCCGACAAGATGATCGTTGACCTCACGGACGTGAACCGCCCTCGCTTTACACTGCAGGAGCTGAAGGAAGTTCTCCAGGAGCGCAACCACCTGAAAGCTCAGCTCCTCTTTGTGCAGGAAGAGCTCGAATGCTACAAGAG TGGTTTCATTTCTCAGAAGCAGGATAAGGCCAGTCCCACGCAGAGAGAACCAACTGTAGGCACACCCTCTGGTTCCAGTAATCGGAAAGAGAAAACTACAATCAAACAATG GTTCATGTTTAAAAAGTTACGATGA
- the SNRNP35 gene encoding U11/U12 small nuclear ribonucleoprotein 35 kDa protein, whose amino-acid sequence MRPLWGNFYPCFLFPPAMNEWVPIAKEYDPLKAGSIDGTDQEPHDRAVWRAMSARYVPNKAVSGDSHLTLFVARLNLQTTEEKLKEVFSRYGEIRKIRLVRDLVTGFSKGYAFIEYKEERALMKAHRDANKLIIDQREIFVDFELERTLRGWIPRRLGGGFGGKKESGQLRFGGRDRPFRKPINLPAVKNDFYGEGSVGKRERAWSRGGSRDWKAGDRDHERNREPRRAERERSWGRGKGERDPERWAREERGRATEGRERDRKDRSRETKENKG is encoded by the coding sequence ATGAGACCTCTTTGGGGGAATTTTTACCCATGCTTCCTTTTTCCTCCAGCAATGAACGAGTGGGTCCCCATTGCCAAAGAGTATGACCCTCTCAAAGCCGGAAGCATCGATGGCACAGATCAGGAGCCCCACGACCGTGCCGTCTGGAGGGCCATGTCAGCCCGCTACGTCCCCAACAAAGCTGTTTCCGGAGACTCCCACCTGACTCTCTTTGTGGCCAGGCTCAACCTGCAAACCACGGAGGAGAAGTTAAAAGAGGTCTTTTCCCGGTACGGAGAGATCCGGAAAATCCGCCTGGTCCGGGACCTGGTCACTGGCTTTTCCAAGGGCTACGCGTTCATTGAATACAAGGAGGAGCGTGCGCTCATGAAAGCCCACCGTGATGCCAACAAGCTAATTATTGACCAGCGAGAGATCTTTGTTGACTTTGAGCTGGAAAGGACCCTCAGGGGATGGATACCTCGGAGGCTCGGGGGTGGCTTTGGGGGCAAGAAGGAGTCGGGGCAGCTGCGTTTCGGGGGCAGGGACAGGCCCTTCCGGAAACCCATCAACTTGCCTGCTGTGAAGAATGATTTTTATGGGGAAGGATCTGTGGGAAAAAGAGAGCGGGCTTGGTCCAGGGGAGGGTCGAGGGACTGGAAAGCTGGGGACCGGGATCACGAGAGGAACCGAGAGCCCCGCCGAGCTGAACGGGAGCGATCGTGGGGACGGGGCAAAGGTGAAAGAGACCCGGAGCGTTGGGCCAGGGAAGAAAGAGGCAGAGCCAcggagggaagggagagagacaGGAAGGACCGGAGCCGGGAGACCAAAGAGAACAAGGGATGA